CCGAAGTATGATACAGCATTCTATAATTTAGGGAAAATTAGTTCGAAACTAGGTGATAACAAAAAGGCTATTGCTTATTACACTAAAGCTATAGAGATAAATGCTCACTACTTATTTGCCTATTACAATAGAGGAAATAGCAAAGCTAATCTCGGCGATATCCAAGGGGCAATTGCCGATTACACAAAGGCAATAAAAATTAACCCTCAATACACTAAAGCCTATTATAATAGAGGGCTAAATAAAGCAAAAAGAAATGATTACAAGGGAGCTATCAGTGATTATACTCAAGCTATCAAAATAAATAGTCAATACGTTAATGCTTTTTACAATAGAGGAAATCTAAAGTCAAATCTTGGTGACAACAAAGGAGCTATAGCTGACTATCTAAAAGTGATAGAGATTAACCCCAAATATATAAATGCTTATATAAATCTTGGTGTAGTAAAATTCGATATAGGAGATTATGAAGGTGAGATTGCAACTTATCGACAAGCAATAAAGAACTGTAAACCCGATGCGGATTTATTTAATAACTTAGGGCGTGCGCTGTATGACCTGAAACGCTTCAAGGAAGCTGCGGAAGCATACGGCGAAGGAATAAAGGCTTTTCCGAGTGACGGAAAGTTGTACTATGGTCGTGGGCTGGCACGTAACCAGTCGGGCGATAAGAACGGAGCTTGTGAGGACTGGCACAGAAGTAGTGAATTGGGATGCTTTCAGGCTAATGCGTTGTTGCCGTTGTGTGGTGAATAAATAGAACTAAATTATGGATAAATGGTACGTTTACATATTACTGGCTGTGTGTTTGTCGGGTAACGGACAAGCGAGGGAAAATGTGCAGGGCGGTTCTTCTAAAAGTGATACAGCAGTACAAAAGGTCGATACTGTGAAAAATACCAATATTATGAGGTGGCAGAAGAAATATAAAGTTATCAAACATTTTGATATTAATGCTTTTGAACGAAATCAAAAGAAGTGGATCTATGAATTTACAGACAACAATGGAATGACTGTACAGCAGGAAAAATCTTATGATGATATAGACGCAAAAACAGGACTGTATTATATTGATAGCCGTTCTTACCCATATTCTAACTATATCCATGTTTGTTTGTATGATGGCATGGGACGTATCAAAGGATATAATATGACTTTCTACAGCATAGTTGTTGGAAAAGTGTATCGGTATGACATTAATGGACAAGTTGTGCATGAAGAAGATATGGATGCCCCGTATAAATTTTCATTAGAGGACTTAATCTTGAAAATGAAAAAAGAATACGGTATTGATATAGAGAAAGGGAAAAATATACGAGATATCAATAGATTTACTACGGATAGAGGTTCGTTTTATGCAATATCAATCATACTTGATAATTCTAAGTGTGACATATATTTATTTAATGGTGATGATGGAAAGATTCTATTTAAAACAAGAGAGGAATCTGAATGGTATCCGGGCATGAGCGATGAGAATGTTTATGATGAGTATTTGAGATCAATCAGAAGCGGTAATTACGGAAAGTAAAAGGAAACATGTATGTTTAGAAAAATAAATTATAGAAACGGCTATTCCGCCAGCAATCTGTCTGGCCGGAATATCCGTTTTTCATTTATCATCACACGTTCTTAATCAGGTGCGAGAGTTCGGGATCAGCCTTGATACGCTCGATTTCGTCGGCGACAATCTGCTTCACCTCGTTCTTGATGCGGTAGTAGTTCGCATCAATCTGTTGCTGCATGGTGTCGTTGCCGTCCTTGTCGGTGAAGTCGATAATCTGCGGTATCTTCACGTAACGGGCGGTTTCCCGCTTGACCTGTTCGTTATCCACGACAATCTCGGCATGGAAAATCTTCTGTTCGATGCGCTCGTCGAAGTTATCGGCGACCGCTCCGACGAACATACCCTGCGTCAAGTTGCTGATTTTGGATGCCGGGATAAGGCTATCCATCTGGGTATTGATGGAAACGGAAGTCTCGTTGCGGTTGATGGTCATGTTCTGCCGTTTCTGCAAGACCTTGCCGAAGCGTTCGGATAAGGTTTTGGCGGTTTCGGCAACTACCTGACCTGCAAAGACATTGCCGACCGTATTGCAAATCACGGCACTTTCCTTGTCGCCGTAATCACGCTTTAGTTGTGAGAAATCCTGAAAGCCAAGCATGACGGCTACCTTGTTGCTTCGGGCGGTGGCAATCAGGTTATCCAGTCCACGCATGTAGATGGTGGGTAACTCGTCAATGATAACGGCGGATTTGAGCCGTTTCTTCTTGTTTATCAGCTTGACAATACGGGAGTTATACAGTCCCAACGCTGCGCCGTATATGCCCTGTCTGTCGGGATTGTTACCTACTACAAGCACTTTCGGTTCTTCGGGATTGTTGATGTCGAGTGTGAAATCATCCGCCGTCATCACCCAGTAGAGAGCCGGGGAAATCATGCGGGAAAGCGGGATTTTGGCACTGGCTATCTGCCCTTGCAACTGCTCCACCGCCGAGCTTTCCCAAGCATCCATGAACGGGGAAAGATAGTTTTCCAGTTCGGGGTAACTTGTCAGGATGGGAAAAATATCGGCATACTTCCGGTTCAGAAATTCTATCGCATGGGGGAAGGTGCAATACTTGCCGTTCTTGAACAATTTGAGAAACCAGATGATGGCTGCAAGCAAGATTATCGGGGATTCCACGAAGAAATCGCCCTGCTTGCTGATCCACGTGCGGTTCAAATTTAACATGATGGTGTAGGCACTTTCGTAAGCATCGGATATGTCCGTCATAAAGTCCGGGTGAATGGGATTGCAACGGTGGCTACCTGCCGGATCATCGAAATTTATCACGTAGAATTTCGGTTTGACTTTGTACCCGTCCAAATGAGTAAGCAGGTGGTTATAAGCAATCTCGGAGAGGTCGGGATATTTGAAATCATACAAAAAAACGGAAAATCCTTTTTCGATAACCTGCTTGATATATTGGTTAATTATCGCATAAGACTTGCCGCTGCCGGGCGTTCCTAATACCATTGTTGCACGAAAAATATTTACTAAATTTATATAACCTTCATAAATTTTACCACGATACCAGAACCGGGTGCGGAGATTGACGGAATACTCGTTCTCTTTCAATTCAGTTTCCTGCATAAAGGATTCGTTCTCCACGTTGAACACGTCTTCAAGCAAGTTGGTTTTGAGCAGGCGGGACATCCATAACCCTGCCATGAGCAGAAAGATATATCCGGCTGTAAGGGTGGCGATGTAGAACACCGTGTTTGCCGACAAGGGCAAAGGGAGTGCCAAGAGCCACCAGTTGAAAAAGAACAGCAACAAGCCCGTCACGCCGCAAAGGATTATCTTGCGCCAAGTGATTTTCTGCTCCTTCACACCCTTAGTCCCCAAACAGGAAAGGGCAAGGAACAGCACGGCAAAGAGCTTCGTCCAAAAGATACTGGAAAACAGCCCGGCGGTGCGCTGGAAACCGAGCAGGATTCTATCGACTACGCCGATATTGATGCCCCACTCCTGAATAGATTGGAAACAGAACCAATAAATATTGATTACTACAAATAAAATGCTGATAGCACGCATGAACTCCATTACTTTGGCAAGTCCACGCAAATCGTCTTCGTTTTGCATATTGATATACTTTTAAAATTGTAAATACTGCAGAAGGTTACTGCTGTCTGCCGTACCTGCGCCTTTTCTTCTTTTTCCGCTGCTGTGGTGCGGGCTGGTCGCCGGATGCGCTGCCCTGCACGGGTGCGAACAGGCTGAAAGCGTTTGCCACGTTTTGGGCGGTGTTGTCCTTATGGTCGGGCTGGTAGTCGGTATCATGCCCGTTCCACTGGGATGCGCCTGTATGCCCTTGCTGCTGTGCGGGACGTTCCACTCCGGCGGATTGCTGCGGCGGGTGAATACTATCCTGTCCGGCGAAAAGGTCGTTGAATACATTGGCGGAAAACTCCTTACCCAGACGGGAACCGTTGAAAACGGTCTTGTCGGCATGGTCGATGAAGGTCGCCCCATAGATGCGCCCTGCATCGTTGGTGCGGAATACCACGCCGATACCCTGCCGCATGAGTTCACGCTCGAAATGTGCCCGGTCACGCCCTGCGGTCTGCATGGCGGACGCTATGCGGGCGGCGGTATCGGTGGCAATGTCCTTGTGGCTCTTCACCCATGCGGCGGAAGAGAGCATACGCTTTTCCAGTGCGGCGATACTCGCCTCTTTGCCAAAGACGGAAGATTTGAAGGGTTTGCCGACCTTGTTGCCGTCCTTGTCCGTCGCCGAATAGGACAAGCCGTGATACTCCCGTCCGCCATATTCCCCTTTGACTTCATCCACGCTGATACCGTAAAGCGAAAGTACCGCACGGTATTCGCCGAGCGACTGGAAATGCCACTCACGGGCTATCGGTCGGATCACTCCCGCCAACTGCCCTTTGAGGTTGCCGCTCTCGTAATCGACGGGCGACAAGGGCAGCCCTTCCTTCCACTCCTTTTTGGTAGCCGGGGTAAGGTTGAACTGCTGTTCCAGTTCCCGGCAGACCTTCATCGAACGCTCGTGTTCGTAGCTGTCGGAAATCGCCCGCCCGGTTTCGTCCACACGGACGGAAACGATATGCAGGTGTTCCCGTCCGATGTCGTTGTGGCGGTAAACGATATAAGGCTGGTCGCCGAAGCCCATGCGCTGCATATACTGCTCCGCCAATTTTATGAACTGTTCCTCGGTCACGCAATCTTTCGGATCGGGATTGAGCGAGATGTGCAGGATGGGTTTTTCGGTCTTGCGGTTGGCGGTCAGGTAGTCCCCGAATGAACGGGAAATATGCTCTATCGTGTAGGGTTTGTCGCCCGGTGGTTCGATAATCCGGTTACCGAAAAGCACGTCCGCATGAAGTTCGTCCACCTTGATCTGGTTGTAGGCAAGCACCCCGTACAGGCTGCCGCCGTGTGAAATCTTGGCTATCATCTGACGGGGTATTTGGTTTGAAACTCTTCCGCCAGTGCGGAAATTTGTTTGCTAAGTTCCACCAATTCGAGGGTGTGCTGTTCCAGTTTGTAGAGGAAAGCGAGTGCCTTCTTCTCCGAAAAATTGGATTTGAGCGCACGCACGCATTGGTTGTAATTCACGCCGATGCTGCGGAACTGGGAATGAAAAGAGGTCAGGCGCATGTAGAAATCCTGCGTGCCCTTATCCAGTTTGACGACCTTTATCTCCCTGCCGAAGAGTGCGGAAACGATAAACTCGGCACGGGTTGCCTTGCCGGATTCATCGAAAAGGGCAAGGAAACGGGCGTTGTCCCCGTCGTCCAGACGGAACACGTAGCGGTGGCGCATCTTGTCGGTTTTGGGCTTTCGCCCGTGGTTGTTGGAATACTTCTTCTGACTATCCATAGTCCTATTAAATTTTAAGTGAAACATGGGTTGAAAACTGCCGTATGCTTACGGCTCTCCCCCGCAAAGGAAAATCCAACTCCGGCGGATTTTGCACCAGCGGGGCAAGGTGGTGGTGTGGCACGGAAAGCGAAGCGAGTGCCGCAGCACACAACTTGCTAATTTCGGTTGAAATTAAAATCCGTCCTACCGGACAGATTGGGGATGCCCTTGTCTGTTGCCGACTGCCGTGGCAGTCCTTCGGGCGGTTACTATTCTTGTTCATTTTTACGGAATTTTGGTTCACGGCTGCAAAGTAACAGCCCTTTTCCCGTCCGGTCATTATGCCCGTATGCGACAAACCTACGGGTGGAAAGACAAGGTGCGACACGCTGATAATCAAGCGAATAATCTACCGATATTTTGATATTCCTTTGCGCCGTGGAAGCGGTAAAACGGCTGTTCAACCGGACGGATAAACGGACGCTCAAACGAGTGGATGATTGACTGAATGTACAGCCGGACGGATGATGATTTTGCCGGATGAACGAATGGACGGACGAACGGCTAAACGGTTAGCCGGATGAATGACTAAACAGCTAAACGGTTAAACGGCTAAACAGCCGGATGAACGGTCGGATGATTGGATGAATGAACAAATGGCTGGCTGTACGGCTGACCGAGTGAATGACCGATTGACTGATTGGCTGATTGATTGAATGAACAGATAACCGATTGCTTAGGCAACCGAATGAATAACTAATTGATTGACGATATGGATAAACAGACTTTGAACGTGGCTTTCGCCACACAAAAGGGCGGTAGCGGTAAAACGGCTATCACGGTGCTGGTGGCGAGTTACCTGCACTACAACTGCGGGTGTCCGCTGGCGGTGATCGACTGCGACTTTCCGCAACACAGCCTTTACGAAATGCGGGAACGGGACAGCCGGGCGGTACTGGAAAACGAGTACCTGAAACGGATGGCATACGAGCAGATGCGTGAACCGGGACGTGCCGCCTATCCGGTACAGAAGTGCCGGGTGGAACGTGCGCCGGACATGGCGGCGGAATTGGCGGGCAGTGGAAACTATGACCTGCTGTTCTTCGACCTGCCCGGTACGGTGAACTCGTCGGGCATATTGCGCACCATTGCGCAAATGGATTACATCTTCGCTCCGGTGAGTGCCGACCAAACGGTACTGGAAAGCACGCTCGCCTTTCTGGACGTGTTGCAGCGGATGATGTTAGGTAAGGAAACAAGCCGACTGAAAGGGCTTTACCTCTTCTGGAATCTGGTGGATAAACGGGAAAAGAGCGAACTGTACGGACGGTATGAAAAAGTAATCGCCGGAATGGGACTGCCGATGCTCACGACACAGATACCGGACACGAAACGCTTCCGCAAAGAACTGGATGCGGAGAACCGGACGGTGTTCCGTTCCACGCTGTTCGCTCCCGACAAGCGGATGATCGCAGGCAGCGGAATCCCCGAACTGGCACATGAAATAATATCCATCCTCAAACTATCAGGCTATGAAGAAACAACAAACAGATAAGCCCATCGACGAAGAACTGCTTATGCGGATGATGGCGGGCGAAACGGAAAAGCCGCAAGGCAACGGTGATGCGCCGGAAACAGAAGAAACAGGACAAGAGGCGGAAGAACCGGAACAGGAAACAGAAAAAGGGGAAACTGCCGTGCCAATGGAAAACAGGGTTGCCGGGAAGATGACTGACGGGAAAGTGCTGGATGGAAAAACGGCGGACGGAAAGCGGCGCAAGGCAAAGCAGGCGGCGGACTATGACACGACCTTCCTCAAAGGGATGGATATACCCGCCCGTTACGGGAAGCCCGTGTATGTGCGGCGTGAATACCACGAACGGATCGCCAAAATCTCCATGATGCTGACAGGCGGCAAGGTGTCGCTATCCGCCTACATAGACAACGTGCTGGCGCAACACTTCGAGCAGTACCGGGAAGAAATCGAAGCGGCATACGCCGGGAAGATGGAAAAACTCTTCTAAAGCGGAAAGGAGAAAGGAACATGATACTGAAACTGATACTCTCCGTACTGCTGCTGTACTACCTCTGCGTGCTGTGGAAATATTACCGCACCGACATAGCCGGACTGCTGGGAAAAACGGATGCGGAAGAAAGGACGGACGAACCGGACGAAGAAGCGGAAAAGCCGGACGAACCGTACACGGTTATCGGCAAAAGCACCTACCGGGAAAGACAAACCTACGAGCCGGAAGACAAGCGGGGACACACTGAAAATCAAGCGGATAAAACGGATAATTTCGCACCCGGAACGCCGGAGAGTACTCCGGAAAAGGCTGCGGATAACGGCACGGAACAGGCGGAAGAATCCGCTGCGGACGAGGATGCGGACTACTCCGACATCGAGGTAGAACCGGAAGAGGACGAGCCGGAAGAAGAGGGATATGTACCCACGCCGGAAGAGTTGGAAGAGGAACTGGGGGCGTACTATCCCGACAACAACCCCGACTTTGCCACCGGGTACACCTTCGAGGACTTAAAGATGGTACACAAAGTTATCGCCACGGACGATGCGGACGAGCAGGAGAAACAGCAAGCCCGTGAGGTGCTGCCCGCCGTGATGGGATCGGACGTATGGGACGAGATGCTGGATGAATTTGAAGGGGCACGGCAGCGTGTCGCCCGACTGATGAATAATAGTAATGTTTAATTTAATCTTAAAAGACAATGACAAAAAAGAGATTCTTTTTGATGGCGGCCTGTGTAATGGCTGCCGCTGGTGCGATGGCACAAGGCAACGGACAAGCGGGTATCACGGAAGCCACGCAAATGGTGACTTCGTATTTCGATCCGGGAACGAAATTGATTTACGCCATCGGTGCGGTGGTGGGGTTGATTGGTGGGGTAAAAGTGTATGGAAAGTTCAGCAGCGGTGATCCCGATACGAGCAAGACAGCGGCAAGCTGGTTCGGAGCTTGTATCTTCTTGATTGTCGCCGCTACTATCCTGCGCTCTTTCTTCCTGTAAAAGAAGCGGGTTATGAACTTTGAAATCAACAAGGGGATTGGCAGGAACGTGGAGTTCAAGGGCTTGGAAAGCCAATACCTTTTTGTGTTCGCCGCCGGGTTGCTTGCCGTGTTCGTGGTGTTCGTTATCCTGTACATGACGGGCGTAAACCAGTGGGTGTGCATCGGCTTCGGCGTGACTGCGGCTACGCTGCTGGTATGGCTGACGTTCCGGCTTAATGCCAAATACGGCACGCACGGGCTGATGAAAGCCGCCGCCCGGAAACGGCATCCGAGGTATGTGCTGAACCGACTGAAAATTCCCCGATTATTTACCAAATACAAGAAAGAATGAGAAATGTAATGAAAGCGGCAACGCTGGAAAGCAAGTTTCCGCTATTGGCAGTAGAGAACGGCTGCATCGTGAGCAAAGATGCGGACGTGACGGTAGCCTTCAAGGTGGAACTGCCGGAACTGTTCACCGTTACCAGTAACGAGTACGAAGCGATACATTCGGCATGGCACAAGGCGGTGAAGGTATTGCCGGACTTCTCCATCGTGCATAAACAGGACTTCTTCATCGAAGAGAAGTACCAGCCGGAGATCGACAGGGACGAACTTAGTTTTCTAAGCCGGAGCTTTGAACGGCACTTTAATGAACGCCCGTTCCTGAACCACTTCTGTTACCTGTTCCTTACCAAGACCACGAAGATGCGCAGCCGTCAGGAAAGCACGTTCAGCACGCTGTGCAAGGGCAAGATTATCCCGAAGGAAATCGAGGACAAGGAAGCGGTAACGAAGTTCCTCGAAGCGGTCGGACAGTTCGAGCGGATCATGAACGACAGCGGGTTTATCACGCTCGCCCGCCTGCGGGCGGACGAGATTGTCGGGACGGAAACGACGGCGGGTATCGTGGAGAAATATTTCGCCCTTTCGCAAAACGATACCACTGTTCTAAAGGATATTTCGCTGAACCCAGAAGAGATGCGGATAGGCGATGACTTTCTCTGCCTGCATACCCTTTCGGACGTAGAGGATCTGCCGGGTAACGTGGGAACGGACAGCCGTTATGAACGGTTATCCACCGACCGGAGCGATTGCCGTTTGTCGTTCGCCGCCCCGGTGGGCGTGCTGCTGACGTGTAACCACGTGTATAACCAGTATATCTTTATTGACGACCATACGGAGAGCCTGAAACGGTTCGAGCAGACCGCAAGGAATATGCAGTCGTTATCCCGTTACTCCCGTTCCAACCAGATCAACAAGGCTTGGATAGAGGAATACCTGAACGAAGCGCACAGCAAGGGGCTGGTTTCGGTACGCTGCCACTGTAACGTGATGGCATGGTCGGACAACCGGGAAG
The DNA window shown above is from Bacteroides faecium and carries:
- a CDS encoding tetratricopeptide repeat protein; the encoded protein is MRKWTVYILLVVCLSGCGRGNGNKQGGFSNSAIADSIPSEAIRLKIQGNDLVNKGDYNAAMECYTKAIEIYPKYDTAFYNLGKISSKLGDNKKAIAYYTKAIEINAHYLFAYYNRGNSKANLGDIQGAIADYTKAIKINPQYTKAYYNRGLNKAKRNDYKGAISDYTQAIKINSQYVNAFYNRGNLKSNLGDNKGAIADYLKVIEINPKYINAYINLGVVKFDIGDYEGEIATYRQAIKNCKPDADLFNNLGRALYDLKRFKEAAEAYGEGIKAFPSDGKLYYGRGLARNQSGDKNGACEDWHRSSELGCFQANALLPLCGE
- the mobC gene encoding conjugal transfer protein MobC is translated as MQNEDDLRGLAKVMEFMRAISILFVVINIYWFCFQSIQEWGINIGVVDRILLGFQRTAGLFSSIFWTKLFAVLFLALSCLGTKGVKEQKITWRKIILCGVTGLLLFFFNWWLLALPLPLSANTVFYIATLTAGYIFLLMAGLWMSRLLKTNLLEDVFNVENESFMQETELKENEYSVNLRTRFWYRGKIYEGYINLVNIFRATMVLGTPGSGKSYAIINQYIKQVIEKGFSVFLYDFKYPDLSEIAYNHLLTHLDGYKVKPKFYVINFDDPAGSHRCNPIHPDFMTDISDAYESAYTIMLNLNRTWISKQGDFFVESPIILLAAIIWFLKLFKNGKYCTFPHAIEFLNRKYADIFPILTSYPELENYLSPFMDAWESSAVEQLQGQIASAKIPLSRMISPALYWVMTADDFTLDINNPEEPKVLVVGNNPDRQGIYGAALGLYNSRIVKLINKKKRLKSAVIIDELPTIYMRGLDNLIATARSNKVAVMLGFQDFSQLKRDYGDKESAVICNTVGNVFAGQVVAETAKTLSERFGKVLQKRQNMTINRNETSVSINTQMDSLIPASKISNLTQGMFVGAVADNFDERIEQKIFHAEIVVDNEQVKRETARYVKIPQIIDFTDKDGNDTMQQQIDANYYRIKNEVKQIVADEIERIKADPELSHLIKNV
- the mobB gene encoding conjugal transfer protein MobB; translation: MIAKISHGGSLYGVLAYNQIKVDELHADVLFGNRIIEPPGDKPYTIEHISRSFGDYLTANRKTEKPILHISLNPDPKDCVTEEQFIKLAEQYMQRMGFGDQPYIVYRHNDIGREHLHIVSVRVDETGRAISDSYEHERSMKVCRELEQQFNLTPATKKEWKEGLPLSPVDYESGNLKGQLAGVIRPIAREWHFQSLGEYRAVLSLYGISVDEVKGEYGGREYHGLSYSATDKDGNKVGKPFKSSVFGKEASIAALEKRMLSSAAWVKSHKDIATDTAARIASAMQTAGRDRAHFERELMRQGIGVVFRTNDAGRIYGATFIDHADKTVFNGSRLGKEFSANVFNDLFAGQDSIHPPQQSAGVERPAQQQGHTGASQWNGHDTDYQPDHKDNTAQNVANAFSLFAPVQGSASGDQPAPQQRKKKKRRRYGRQQ
- the mobA gene encoding conjugal transfer protein MobA, with product MDSQKKYSNNHGRKPKTDKMRHRYVFRLDDGDNARFLALFDESGKATRAEFIVSALFGREIKVVKLDKGTQDFYMRLTSFHSQFRSIGVNYNQCVRALKSNFSEKKALAFLYKLEQHTLELVELSKQISALAEEFQTKYPVR
- a CDS encoding ParA family protein, with the protein product MDKQTLNVAFATQKGGSGKTAITVLVASYLHYNCGCPLAVIDCDFPQHSLYEMRERDSRAVLENEYLKRMAYEQMREPGRAAYPVQKCRVERAPDMAAELAGSGNYDLLFFDLPGTVNSSGILRTIAQMDYIFAPVSADQTVLESTLAFLDVLQRMMLGKETSRLKGLYLFWNLVDKREKSELYGRYEKVIAGMGLPMLTTQIPDTKRFRKELDAENRTVFRSTLFAPDKRMIAGSGIPELAHEIISILKLSGYEETTNR
- a CDS encoding DUF3408 domain-containing protein, whose product is MKKQQTDKPIDEELLMRMMAGETEKPQGNGDAPETEETGQEAEEPEQETEKGETAVPMENRVAGKMTDGKVLDGKTADGKRRKAKQAADYDTTFLKGMDIPARYGKPVYVRREYHERIAKISMMLTGGKVSLSAYIDNVLAQHFEQYREEIEAAYAGKMEKLF
- a CDS encoding DUF4134 domain-containing protein, producing the protein MTKKRFFLMAACVMAAAGAMAQGNGQAGITEATQMVTSYFDPGTKLIYAIGAVVGLIGGVKVYGKFSSGDPDTSKTAASWFGACIFLIVAATILRSFFL
- a CDS encoding DUF4133 domain-containing protein; amino-acid sequence: MNFEINKGIGRNVEFKGLESQYLFVFAAGLLAVFVVFVILYMTGVNQWVCIGFGVTAATLLVWLTFRLNAKYGTHGLMKAAARKRHPRYVLNRLKIPRLFTKYKKE